Below is a genomic region from Acidobacteriota bacterium.
CTTGATGGATGTCGAGCAGAAGCTCTCCATCGGAAAAAAGATGGGTGTATCTTCCCACCTGTTCGAACCCGAGCTCGGCAATGATCGAGACTACTCTATCCATATCTCCTTCTCTTATCAAGAGGTCAACATCACCTATTGGGCGAAGCCCGGGATCAGGATAAAGGGTTCCGATAAGGGCAATGCCTTGTAGGAGAATAAAATCTACACCCTTCTTGGCAAATATCTCTCCTATCTCAGCGAAAGCTTGTAGGGTAAACTCATTCGTTCGCTTTGTGCGCCAATAAAGCGCTTTTAGGGTATCAACTACCTTTTGAGGTATCCCCTTATCTTTAAGGTTGTGATAAAGAAGAGGAGCCACTCCCTCTATTTCTGCCCGCTTCACCAACAGCTCCCAATCAAGCGGGGAGTTTAGAAGCCTCCTCAAATCCCTCTCAAGCTCTGGGGTTAGCTCAAGGTGGGAACAAGCAAGGATTAAGCTCTCCTCCCTGGAGAGAGATAGAAGATCTCTTTTTATCATCATATCCTACAGAGAGGTAAAATAAAATGGTGGGCGGTACTGGACTTGAACCAGTGACCTTTGGCTTGTCGAGCCAACGCTCTCCCAACTGAGCTAACCGCCCACACTCTCTTTTGGATTATAGGGAGAAGGGCGCTCTTTTGTCAAGGATATTTCGATAGGCGATGATTGAGGAGAAGATGTAGGTTGACAACCGAATTATTCCTTTGCTAATATGGGTGGGCTTTTTATTTGGTTCGTTAAAGAGAAGACGGAAATGGAAGAGATAAAGATAGAACTTAGCGGGGGCAAAGAAATAACCGTTTCCAAAGGAACCACCCTTAAGGAGGTCGCCTCCTTAGTCGGAATTGTGGATGCTATCGCAGCGAAGAGCGGAGAAGGGAGGTTGATCGATTTGTCCTCCTCGTTAACTACCAGCGCCCGAGTGGAGTTCATCACCCCCTCTTCACCGGAGGCAGTGGAGATACTTCGCCATTCTGCTGCCCATGTGCTTGCCCAAGCGGTTTGTGAGCTGTTCCCTGGAGTAAAGGTAGGCATTGGACCCGCCATCGAGGACGGTTTCTATTACGACTTCTTGAAAGATACCCCCTTCACCCAGGAAGATTTGAAGAGGATAGAGAAGCGAATGAGGGAGATAATCTCCGCAGACATTCCCATAAGGAGAAAGGAGCTTACCAAGGAAGAAGCAATAAAGCTATTCTCAGATATGGGACAGGATCTCAAGGTAGAGCTCATCGAGGAAAGAGGCGGCGAGGTGGTAAGCGTCTATGAACAGGGAGGGTTCATAGATTTCTGTCGCGGACCCCATCTCCCCTCGACCGGATTTATCAAGGCGGTAAAGGTGCTCAAATCCTCAGGCGCATATTGGAAGGGAGATGAGCGGAACCCAATGCTTCAAAGGATCTACGGCACCGCTTTCTTTTCGGAAGAGGAGCTCGAAGAATACTTAAATAAGGTTGAAGAGGCAAAAAAAAGAGATCACCGCCTTTTAGGCAAAGAGCTCGAGCTCTTCTCCATCCCAGAGGAAGGCGGTCCTGGTCTGGTATACTGGCATCCCAGAGGGGCGATGATCTACCAGATCATCGAGGATTTCTGGAAGAAGGAGCATCTCGCCCGAGGGTATAAGCTCGTCAAAACCCCCCATATTGCTCGAGCAGATCTCTGGAAGGCTTCAGGCCATTATGAATTTTACCGTGAGTTTATGTATACCCTTTCTATCGAGGACGAGGAATATGTGCTCAAACCGATGAATTGTCCTCTCCACATCCTTATCTATAAATCAAAGCGGAGAAGCTACCGCGAACTTCCCATCCGGTTTGCGGAGATGGGCACAGTGTATCGCTACGAGCGTTCTGGCGTCCTCCACGGTACTCTCCGGGTGCGAGGATTCACTCAGGATGATGCCCATATTTTCTGTACCCCAGAGCAACTTCCGGAGGAGATCTTGGGTGTCCTTGATTTAGCCAATCATATCCTCTCAACCTTCGGTTTTGATAGGTTTGATGTCGAACTTTCGGTGAGAGACCCAGCCAAAAAGGAAAAATACGCGGGAAGTGATGACGAATGGCTGCAGGCGGAGAATGCTCTCGAGCAAGCCCTAAAAAAACGGGGAATCTCCTACCGCCGGATGGAGGGAGAGGCGGTATTTTACGGTCCCAAAATAGATATTAAGTTGATCGATTCTTTGGGGAGAGGATGGCAGGCAACTACCATCCAGTTCGATTTTAATCTCCCTCGTCGGTTAGGGGTTTATTACATCGGTTCCGATTCTAAAGAGCATCCGGTATTTATGGTTCATAGGGCGATACTCGGTTCGCTTGAGCGGTTTATCGGCACCCTGATAGAGCATTATAAGGGTGCTTTCCCCGTGTGGCTTTCGCCGGTTCAAATAATTGTCATTCCAATCGCGGATCGGCACCACCCTTATGCCCGCAAGGTAGCCGAGGTCCTCAAGAAGGAGGGCCTAAGGGTGGAGATTGATGATCGCTCGGAAAAGGTAGGTTATAAGATCCGGGAGGCACAGCTTGCTAAGATACCCTTTATGCTGATTCTGGGGGATAAAGAGGAGGCTGAGGGAAATGTGGCGGTGAGAAACAGGTTGAAGGGAGATATTGGCAGATTTAGCTTGGAGGTTTTCATCTCCGAGATAAAAGACCTTATTGACAAGAAGGCTCTGACTCCCTAAACTAAAAAGGGGAGGTGATTGCATATTCAACATCGAGATTTAAGGATTAATCATCAGATAAGGGCAAAAGAAGTAAGAGTAGTAGACGAGTCAGGTAAGCAGATAGGGATAATGCCTATTGAGGAAGCGAGAGCGCGGGCAGAAGAAGCAGGGCTTGATTTAGTGGAAATAGCGCCAAATGCAGATCCCCCTGTTTGCAAGATAATAGATTACGGGAAATTTAAGTACCAACTAAGCAAAAAAGCACAGGAGGCGCGAAAGAATCAGAAAACGACACAGCTTAAGGAGATAAAATTCCGCCCTAAGATAGATGAGCATGACTATCAGTTTAAGAAGAACCATATAATAAGGTTTCTCACTGCTGGTCATATGGTAAAGGTTACCGTGATGTTTCGAGGAAGGGAGATGGTTCATACCGAGATGGGGAGGAGGATTTTGGATCGGCTCATCGTGGATTTAGAAGAATTGGCTCGGGTGGAGCGGGAACCGAAGTTGGAAGGAAGAAATATGTCGATGATCTTCGCTCCTAAAAAGAAATAATCCTTTTCCCCAAGAAACAACCGTTTTCTTGAAGGGGAAAAAGGTTTTTTTTTGAAAAAGTGAAAGGGAGATGAACTAATGCCTAAGATGAAAACACAAAGAGGGGCGGCAAAGCGATTTAGGTTCACCGCCCGGGGTAAGGTGGTGCGGAATAAGGCTTATGACAGCCATCTTCTCACCAAGAAGAGCGCTAAGAGGAAAAGAAATTTAGGTAAGAAAGAGATAATCACTACCCCTGGGGAGGTAAAACGGGTAAGAAAGATGCTCCCCTATGGGTAGCTATTGGGAAGCCGTCTAAATGGATATGAGGTGCCAGGATGCCGAGGGTAAAAAGAGGAAGTAACCATCTTAAAAGAAGAAAGAAGATCCTAAAGCTCGCCAAGGGTTATTACGGAGCAAAGAGCAAGCTCTACCGGACGGCGGCTGAGGCAGTAGATCGCGCCTTGGCCTATGCTTATCGCGACAGACGGGTAAAAAAGCGCGATTTCCGCAAACTCTGGATAGTGAGGATAAACGCTGCTTGTAGGACCAATGATCTGAGTTATTCCCGATTCATCTGTGGCCTCAAGAAGGCGGGGGTAACTCTCGATCGAAAGGTCTTGGCTGATATGGCGGTATCCGATCCTGATGGGTTTAGCCGTTTGGTAGAAGTAGCGAAAAACGCCCTTTCCTGAGCCAAGGGTGATAAAGGTGCGCGAAAGGATCGTCAGGATAAAGGAGGAGTTCATTCAGGAGACGAGCTCGGAATCTGCCCCTCTCAAAGTGGAGGAGCTAACTGCTAAATATTTAGGGAGAAAACGAGGGGTGATAACCGAGCTTATAAAGGAGCTTTCAAAGCTGCCAAAAGAACTCCGTCCGGAGATGGGGAGAGCGATAAATGAACTCAAGCGATTTGCCGAGGATAAACTCGCTGAACTTGAGGTTAAGAAAAAGGAACTCATAAGGAAAAAAGAAGAGAGGGAAAGGAGAATAGACATCACCCTTCCCGGAAGGATACCAGAAGTAGGAAAAGCCCACCCTATAATGGTTATTAAAGAGAAGATAGAGCGTATCTTCCTCGATATCGGTTACACCATAGAGGAGGGTCCGGAGATAGAGACCGATTATTATAATTTCGAAGCCTTGAATATGCCTCCAGAGCATCCAGCACGGGATAGCTGGAGCACCTTCTTCATCACCGGAAAAACTATGCTCCGAAGCCACACCTCCCCTGTTCAGATACGGACGATGGAAAGGAAAAAACCTCCTATCAGGATAATAATACCAGGAAGGGTGTATCGTCCTGACTGGGACATCCGTCATACCCCGATGTTCTATCAACTGGAAGGCTTGGTGGTAGATGAAGGTATAACCTTTGCCGACTTCAAGGGTACGATGGAATACTTCCTAAAGAGGCTCTTTGGGGAGAAAACGAGGACCAGGTTCCGCCCCAGTTTTTTCCCCTTTACCGAACCCTCAGCAGAGGTGGATATCGCTTGCTTCTCCTGTAACGGTAGTGGCTGTCGCCTCTGTGGTGGAAGCGGTTGGATCGAGATCCTCGGCTCGGGGATGGTCGATCCCTTCCTCTTTGAGAAGGTGGGCTACGATCCAGAGCGATACACTGGATTTGCCTGGGGAATGGGGCTCGATAGGATAACCCTCCTTTTGTATGGTATTGAGGATACGAGACTGTTTTACGAAAACGATCTAAGATTAATATCGCAATTTCCCGACTACTAAGATGAAGGCATCATTAAACTGGCTTAAGGACTACATCAAGATAGAAATCGAACCGAGCCAACTCGCCGAGCGGTTAAGTATGATAGGGCTGGCGGTGGATGCGGTAGAGCGCGTTGGCGATGACTACATCTTCGAGATAGATGTAACCACCAACAGACCAGACTGCCTCAACCATATCGGGATCGCTCGGGAGTTATCCGCCCTTACTGGCAAGGAACTTACCCTACCCTCCACAAGTTACCGGGAAGTGGGATCACCCATCGAGGAGGATGTCTCGGTTGAGATCGCCTATCCTGAGGGATGCTTTCGTTACTCTGCCCGTTTAGTTCGTGGGGTAAAGGTAGGACCTTCCCCTTCGTTCATCAGGGAAAGACTTCAAGCAGTGGGACTTCGTCCAGTAAACAATGTGGTAGATATAACCAACTATGTCCTCCTTGAATTGGGCCATCCCCTCCATCCGTTTGATCTCGCTAAGGTTAAAGAAGGACGCATCATTGTTCGTCGAGCAAAGAAGAAAGAAACGATCATCACTCTGGATGGAGTTGAACGCACTCTTCCTGAGGGAACTGTGGTCATCGCTGATCCAGAAAAAGCTATAGCTATCGGGGGTATTATGGGGGGGGCAAACAGCGAGATTACTGAAGGGACCACCGATGTCCTCATTGAGAGTGCTTATTTTGATTCCATTTTAGTCAGGCGTGCAACTCAGAGATTGGGACTTTCCACTGAAGCCTCTTATCGCTTCGAACGGGGAGCAGATCCAGAGATAACCCTCAAGGCTCTTGATAGGGTCTGCGCTCTGCTCGAAAAATACGCTGGGGGTGAGGTGGCCCCTGGTTTCATCGATGTTTATCCTCAAAAAGCAAAAGAGAAGGAAACGATAATCCGATTGCCCCGCTTGAATAGCTTCCTTGGGATAGAAATTCCTGAA
It encodes:
- the infC gene encoding translation initiation factor IF-3, whose product is MNHQIRAKEVRVVDESGKQIGIMPIEEARARAEEAGLDLVEIAPNADPPVCKIIDYGKFKYQLSKKAQEARKNQKTTQLKEIKFRPKIDEHDYQFKKNHIIRFLTAGHMVKVTVMFRGREMVHTEMGRRILDRLIVDLEELARVEREPKLEGRNMSMIFAPKKK
- the rplT gene encoding 50S ribosomal protein L20 translates to MPRVKRGSNHLKRRKKILKLAKGYYGAKSKLYRTAAEAVDRALAYAYRDRRVKKRDFRKLWIVRINAACRTNDLSYSRFICGLKKAGVTLDRKVLADMAVSDPDGFSRLVEVAKNALS
- the rpmI gene encoding 50S ribosomal protein L35; this encodes MPKMKTQRGAAKRFRFTARGKVVRNKAYDSHLLTKKSAKRKRNLGKKEIITTPGEVKRVRKMLPYG
- the thrS gene encoding threonine--tRNA ligase, encoding MEEIKIELSGGKEITVSKGTTLKEVASLVGIVDAIAAKSGEGRLIDLSSSLTTSARVEFITPSSPEAVEILRHSAAHVLAQAVCELFPGVKVGIGPAIEDGFYYDFLKDTPFTQEDLKRIEKRMREIISADIPIRRKELTKEEAIKLFSDMGQDLKVELIEERGGEVVSVYEQGGFIDFCRGPHLPSTGFIKAVKVLKSSGAYWKGDERNPMLQRIYGTAFFSEEELEEYLNKVEEAKKRDHRLLGKELELFSIPEEGGPGLVYWHPRGAMIYQIIEDFWKKEHLARGYKLVKTPHIARADLWKASGHYEFYREFMYTLSIEDEEYVLKPMNCPLHILIYKSKRRSYRELPIRFAEMGTVYRYERSGVLHGTLRVRGFTQDDAHIFCTPEQLPEEILGVLDLANHILSTFGFDRFDVELSVRDPAKKEKYAGSDDEWLQAENALEQALKKRGISYRRMEGEAVFYGPKIDIKLIDSLGRGWQATTIQFDFNLPRRLGVYYIGSDSKEHPVFMVHRAILGSLERFIGTLIEHYKGAFPVWLSPVQIIVIPIADRHHPYARKVAEVLKKEGLRVEIDDRSEKVGYKIREAQLAKIPFMLILGDKEEAEGNVAVRNRLKGDIGRFSLEVFISEIKDLIDKKALTP
- the pheS gene encoding phenylalanine--tRNA ligase subunit alpha: MRERIVRIKEEFIQETSSESAPLKVEELTAKYLGRKRGVITELIKELSKLPKELRPEMGRAINELKRFAEDKLAELEVKKKELIRKKEERERRIDITLPGRIPEVGKAHPIMVIKEKIERIFLDIGYTIEEGPEIETDYYNFEALNMPPEHPARDSWSTFFITGKTMLRSHTSPVQIRTMERKKPPIRIIIPGRVYRPDWDIRHTPMFYQLEGLVVDEGITFADFKGTMEYFLKRLFGEKTRTRFRPSFFPFTEPSAEVDIACFSCNGSGCRLCGGSGWIEILGSGMVDPFLFEKVGYDPERYTGFAWGMGLDRITLLLYGIEDTRLFYENDLRLISQFPDY